In the Sedimentisphaera cyanobacteriorum genome, CCGAGCTTGGAAAGGCATACATTTCAGGCCTTCAGGGCGAAAAGCTCCCGCTGGCAGAGGATAAAGTTCTAGTATGTATGAAGCATTTCCTCGGATACAGCTATCCTCGTTCAGGGCGGGACAGAACCCCCGCATGGATTCCGGAAATCCAGCTAAGAGAGATTTTCGTACCTCCGTTCAGGGCAGCAGTTCAGGCGGGCGCTGTTACTGCAATGATAAATTCCTCCGAGATTAACGGGCGGTCTGTGCATGCAAGCCCGTTTTATCTCAAAAGGCTTCTTCGGGAGGATATGGAATTCAGCGGTTTTACCGTGAGCGACTGGGCAGATATCGACAACCTCTACACGCGTGAGATGGTGGCTGAGAATCAAAGGCAGGCGGTGAAAATCGGTGTTAATGCAGGCATTGATATGAGTATGACGCCGTTCAAGATTGATTTCAAGAAGCACTTAGTTTCTCTCGTTCAGGCGGGCGAAGTTTCTGTTGAGAGGGTGGATGAGGCTGTGCGGAACATACTGAAAGTTAAGTTCCAAGCAGGCCTGTTTGATGATCCCTTCCAGGATAATAAGTTAGCAGGGCAGATAGCTTCTGAAAATGCAAAAAAACTCAATCAGCGCTGCGCGGAAGAGTGCATTACTCTTCTGAAAAATAATTCTGATATACTCCCGCTTTCAGAGGGCACTAAAATTCTTGTTGCCGGCCCATCCGCTAATTTGAAAAGTGTATTAAATGGGGGATGGTCCCGCACTTGGCAGGGCAGGGAAGAGCATCTGTATCCTGAAACGCAAAAGACGATTCTTGAAGCAGTCAAGGCTGAATTCGGCGAAGAGAATGTAAGCTTTGAAAAGGGAGCAGATTTCCAAAAGCTGCTCAATGCAGATAAGGCCTATGCTAAGGCAGAAAAATGCGATTTGATAGTGCTCTGCGCGGGAGAAAAAACATATACAGAACATTCAGGCAATATCAGGGACTATGAAATATCCCTCTCCCAGCGTAAGCTCGCAGAAAGGCTGAGCGAGGCAGGCAAGCCGATTGTAACCGTTCTTACTCAGGGCAGGCCTCGAGTGGTTCGGGAGATTGAGAAGCTCTCAGATGCTGTTGTGATGGCATATCTCCCGGGCGTTAAAGGTGCAGATGCAATAGCTGATGTGCTCTCCGGCGATGTTAATCCCAGCGGGCGGCTTCCGTTTTCGTATCCGAAATATGCCGGCGGATTTGAATGGTACGACTACAAAAAATCAGCAGATTGGAGCCAGTGCAAGGTTGAGTTTCAGTGGCCGTTTGGTGCTGGCCTTTCATATACCGATTTCGAATGCAGCAATTTGAAGCTTTCAAGAGATTCTGATGAGAAGGAAGATTTCAATGGGCTGAAGGTATCGATTGAAATTGAAAACAAAGGCAGAATGAAGGGCGGCTATATTGTTCAGGTTTACGTTTCAGATAAAGTGGCAAGTGTTACCCCGGCAAATAAACGCCTCAAGCAGTTTAAGAAGATCTATCTAAAGCCCGGCGAAAAGCAAACCGTTGAATTTGATTTGCCCCCCGAGGCCTTTTCATTTATCAATGCAGAATGCAAAAGGGTTATAGAGCCGGGTGAATTTGTTATACGTGCTGGCGGCTTGAAAAAGAAGTTTGTTCTAAAATAAATTAGCGAATCGAAGGCCGGTCAGCCTGCTGCAATCCCCGCAGCAGAAGCGGCCGCCATACATACATAATGGGCAATATTAAGGGCGTTTGGAAGATTAACGCCCTTTTTGCTTAATCTTTCTTCGCTTGCCGATATTAAGCAGGCAGCTCCCAGCGGAGAAACAAACAGATAAAACATTGCACCGCCTGCAAAGCTGCACTCCAGCGAAACGCTCACAATCGCAATTATATACGAAAGGCCAATCAGGCATCTGTAAAATGCTGCAGCCTTTTTAACCCCGAAAACTGCGGGAAATGTTTTCTTTCCGGCAGCCCTGTCTGCTTCGATATCCGGTATGGAGTTGAGAAGGGCGGTGGCAGCTATAAGCAGCCCGGTAATTACGGCAGGTGCAGTGATTTCAGGAGAGAATTTCCCGGCCTGCAGGTAGTATGCACCGGCTGTGGGCAGGATGCCGAATACCGTAAAGATATAAGCCTCGCCGGGCATTCGGTAGCAGATGCTGAAGGGCGGGAGCGTCCAGAGGACGCCCGCAAGCACGCCGACAATGCCCATCAGTAGTATAACCGGGCTGGCGGAGATTAACACAATCACAAGGCCGATCAGCGCTCCCGATATTAGTGCAGTGAGCCCTGCTGAACGCATTTGCTCAGGGCTTAGAATCCCGTCCTGTATGTATCTGCTGCCTCCTCCGAAAACTGTTCTGTTTGTGTTGAGCCAGTCGTTTCCCGAGAGGTGGTCGAAGTAGTCGTTGAGCATATTCGAGCCTGCATTTATGCACATTATGCTCAAAACTGCGAGGCAGGCAGTAAGCAGGTCAAGCTCGCCGGCAGCTTTTGCCCCGAGAGACGTGCCAATCACAACAGGTGGAATGCCAGGGAGCAGAAAAGCCGGCTCGGGCGCGCATAAAATTTTCAGAACCCTCTTGTTCAAATTTTACCTCAAATATCACTGCTGCCGTGAAATTAAAAAGCCTGCACTGGGCAGGCTCAGAATTTATTTGTTATTATACTGTACTATTCGAGTTTTTCAGCATCTTCGTGCAGATGCTTTTGAACGTGTATATTCAGCTCATCAAGCTGCTGCTGGTCAACCTCGCCCGGGGCCTCTGTCATTAGGCACTGGCCTCTCTGAGTTTTCGGGAACGCTATAACGTCCCTTATGTTCTCAGTGCCTGTGAGGATCATAGTGAGCCTGTCGAGCCCGAATGCGATGCCCCCGTGGGGAGGCGTTCCATATTTCAAAGCATTCAGGAAGAATCCGAAACGCTCTTCTGCCATCTCATCGCTAATGTTCAGAAGCGAGAAGATCTTGCGCTGAATTTGGGGGTCGTGGATACGAATGCTTCCCCCGCCGATTTCCGAGCCGTTGCACACAAGGTCGTATGCCTTAGACCGCACGCTTCCCGGATCGCTTTCGAGCTTGTCCAAGTCTTCATCTACCGGAGAGGTGAACGGGTGATGCAGCGAGTCCCAGCGTTTTGTATCTTCATCCCATTCCATAAGAGGGAAGTCTGTTACCCAGACGAATTTGTATTCACCCGGGCTGTAAAGCTCAAGGTCTTTGCCGAGCTTAATCCTGAGAGCTGCAAGAGCCCTGTTTACAGTATTCTTCTTGTCTGCCACAAACAGCAGCAGATCGCCTTCTTCGGCTCCGAATGTGTCCAGTATTTTTTCTCTCTGCTCATCTGTGAAGAATTTGGCTATATTGCTCTTGAGATCGAGTCTGCCGGTCTCTTCGTTCTTTGCCGCCTTAAACCAAGCGAGTCCTTTAGCCCCGTAGTCAGCAACAAAGCCTGTGAGCGTCTTTTCTATATCGCTTCTGGAGTATGTCCCTGCTCCTTTTGCGCAGAGCCCTTTAACGAGCCCGCCTTTTTCTACAGTAGAGGTAAATACCTTGAAGCTTGATTCGCCCGCTATATCTGTTATATCCTTAAGCTGCATATCGAAGCGCAGGTCAGGGCGGTCTGTACCGTAATTTTCAATCGCATCGGCATAGGTCATCTGCTTTATCGGCAGGTCTATATCAACGCCCAAAATCTTCTTCCAGACCCTTGCAATCATATTTTCATTGATTTTAATCACATCATCGCAGTCAACAAAGCTCATCTCGAGGTCTATCTGCGTGAATTCTGCCTGCCTGTCTGCCCTCGGGTCTTCATCCCTGAAACAGCGTACAATCTGGAAATATCTGTCCATCCCGCTTACCATAAGGATCTGCTTAAAGAGCTGGGGAGACTGCGGAAGGGCATAGAAAGAGCCCTGGTAAAGCCTGCTCGGCACGAGAAAATCTCTCGCTCCTTCAGGCGTGCTCTTTCCGAGCATTGGTGTTTCGATTTCGTAGAAGCTGTTTTCTGAAAGATAATTTCTCACCTCATAAGCAATATTATGCCTCGTGATAAGCTTATCCTTCATTTCGTTTCTTCGAAGGTCGATAAAGCGGTTTATAAGCCTCGTATCCTCGCCCACTGAATTCGCTGAGTCCAGCTCGAAGGGCGGGGTTTCCGCCTTGCTGAAAATCTCCAGTTCATCAATTATTATTTCCACGTGTCCTGTGGGGAGTTTGGGATTCTCAAGGCCTTCGCCTCTCTTTCTCACGCTCCCTTTTGCCCCAATTACCCATTCGCATCTGAGCTCTCTGCCGAGCTGATGCACTTCAGGATTGATATCGGGGTTAAACACAATCTGCACGAGACCGGAAACATCTCTTAGATCTACAAATACAAGATTTCCGTGGTCGCGGTAGGAATTTACCCATCCGCATACAGTAACCTCTTCTCCTACGTTTCCAAGGCGTACATCACCGCACTTCAGAGTTCTTTTAAGCATATGCTCCACCAAGTAATTGATTTATCGATTAACTTAATTTTTGACTGTCCAGGCCTAAAGTCCTCGAGACATACTCATAAGGAATTCAGCGTTGCTGTTGGTTTTGGCAAGACGGGTTTTCAGAAGCTCAACCGCCTCTACAGGTGTCATCTCGCTGAGAACCTTGCGCAGACGGTAAACAAGCTCGAGCTCATCGCTGCCTATAAGCAGTTCCTCTCGCCTTGTTCCGCTTCGTCCGATATCAATAGCCGGGAATATCCTCTTCTCAATCAGTCTGCGGTTCAGGTGGATTTCCATATTGCCCGTAGCCTTGAATTCCTCAAAGATCACTTCATCCATCTTCGAGCCGGTATCTACAAGGGCAGTGGCGAATATCGAGAGAGACCCGCCTTCTTCAACATTTCTCGCTGCTCCGAAGAAACGCTTCGGCATCTGCATGGCGTTTGCATCAACGCCGCCAGTGAGGATCTTGCCGCTGTGGGGCATTTCTGTGTTGTATGCCCTTGCGAGCCTTGTGATTGAGTCGAGAAGGATTACAACATCCTCGCCGAATTCAACTCGCCTCTTGGCCTTCTCGATTACCATCTCAGCCACCTGACAGTGCCTTGAGGGAGGCTCGTCAAATGTTGAACTGATAACTTCTACATCATCCTTAACTTTGCGCTTAAAGTCTGTTACTTCCTCTGGCCGTTCGTCTATCAGAAGAACTATTATCCGCACTTCGGGGTAGTTTGTGCTAACTGCATTACACATCTTCTGCATAAGCACTGTTTTACCCGTACGAGGCGGAGCCACAAGCAATCCTCTTTGCCCCTTGCCTATTGGCGTAACCAGATCGATTATACGGGTGCTCAGCTCTTGCGGATCTGTTTCGAGGATAAAACGTTCTTCCGGATGAAGGGGCGTAAGATCCCTGAAAACAACCCTGTCTTTGAGCTGGTCGGGTTCGTAGAAGTTGATTGCTTCAACCTTCAGCAGGGCAAAATATTTCTCGTTGTCTTTAGGAGGCCTTATCTGACCCTGCACAATGTTGCCGCTGCGAAGACCGAATCGCCTAATCTGGGATGGGGATACGTAGATATCATCCGGGCTGGAGAGATAGTTGTATTTTGGATTTCTCAGAAAGCCGAAGTTGTCCGGGAGGATTTCAAGAACACCTTCGCCGTAGTAAAGCCCGCTCTCTGAAATACGCTGACGCAGAATCTTGAAAACCAGATTCTGCTTTGGAAGCCCGACATAATCCTCCAAACCCTCTTCTCGGGCGAGTTCCTGAAGCTCTTTTACCGTAAGGTTCTGAAGCTCGGTAAGGAAGAGCTTGCCCTTCTTAATCCGTTCATATTTGTCATGTGCAGATTCTTTACGCTTGCCGTTACGTGAGCCGTTTGAACGTGTATTTCGAGTTTTCGGCGTGTATCCCTGACGGCTGTCCTGACGGCCGTTCTGACGTGGACCGCGGCTGTTGTCTGAGCTTCTCCCGCTTCTTGCAATGCGAGGACGCTCTGTTCTCTGCTGATCTTCTGGGCTTTGTTCGCCTTCGTCCTGTTGAGTTTTCTCGCTCGACGGCTTGGCGGGAGTGAGCGTTTCCTCAAGGTTAGCCTGATCGGAAGAAAATGTCTCAGACGCAGAATAATCATCTGCCTGCCCCTCGCTTGCAGGGCTCAAGTCCATTTCTTCAGGCTGCTTTTCGGCTGTCTTCTTTTTGCTGCCTTTTTCTTTGAAGCAGTTTTTGTGGTCTTTTTCGCAGCCTTTTTGGTTGTTTTCTTTGTTGTGCGTTTTTTGGTTGTCTTTTTTGTTATCCCTTCTGTTTGTTCAGAGGGAGTTTCCGAGTTGTTCTGTTCAACTTGCGATTCGTTTAAATTTTCGTCTGTCATACTTGCTCCTTAGGCGATAGACATAACCTTTGACTATAAAATGGTATGTTTTTTTTGTTCCTAAAACTTAAAATTGACTTATAAGCTAAATCTTAATCAGCGACTAAAAGCTCATTACTTTTTCCCGCTCAATATTTCTGTGAGGATTTGTTCAATTTGAGGGACTAACTTCTCTTCCCCTAATGAATTGTTCACAATCCTATAATTAGCAATATTTTTCTTTTTGTCCAGTAAAATCTGATTTTTTTCTCTTATTTCGAGTTCTTTTTCGCTGAGCCCGCTTCGATGTTTAACCCTTTTCTGCCTAACCGCTTTACTGGCCTCTATATAGATCAGGTAATCACAATCCTTTTCAAGCCCCTTTTCCAAAAGCAGGGGGACATCATAAACTATTGCCCTGCACGAGGCAGAATCCTTCAGTTTTCTTTTTTTGTTTTCTATTTCTTCCAAAACAGCCCTATGAGTTATGGAATTAAGCTTACCGAGCTTTTCATCATCTGCAAAAACCTGCTGAGCAAGGTATTTTCTGTTAATCTCCCCTTCGCAGACTGCATCACTGCCAAAGTTTTTCTCGATTTCCTGCTTCAGTCTTTCCGAATCCTTGTAAAGCTGGGCAACTATTTCATCAGCATTTATTACCACGCACCCGAGTCGGCTGAAAATTTGAGCGGCATAGCTTTTGCCTGACCCTATTCCCCCGAGCAATCCGATTACAGGTTTTTGTGATTCTTCAGAAAAGTTCACAGTCTTTCCTCTTGATCCATGCAATGCTCTGATCAGGGAAGTCTGCTTTGAGCCATTCATCCCTCACTTCAAGCACATCGAATTCTGTTCCGCTGTGAAGAGGGGTTTCAAAGGCCTTTTTGTAAACCTCTCCATTACCCTTTCGTGCAACGGTCTTTACTGCCGTGATCACGCCTTCGCTGTTATCCGGCTGTGATATACTTATCCCTGCTGATATCCCAAAGCAGGACGCCAGAAAAACTAACACAAATATTGTCGGCCAAAAACCTGGAAATGCAGGACAGTTCAGCCTTATCGACAGTAGGATGAGAAGCACAGAAACAAGTAAGAGAGCCGCATAAAAACGTGTCTTCAATGAGAAGTCTTTATGCCAGAAAAATATATTTGAAGCAATAATATTTTCTGGATTTGGGTCTATCTTGTCAAGCCTGAGATTTCTTGCAGCGGAAAGATTTTTTTGCACAGCCCGGCTCAGCGGGTTCAGCCTTTCTGCCTTGCGGTAATTCAGAATCGCTCTTCCGAGGTCTCCTGCAAGAAAGCAGCAGTTGCCAATGTTTAAGTACAGCTTATGGTTTTTTGCCCCCGCCTCTGCTGCTTTCTCATACAGCCTTGCTGCCTTAACGTAAAGCTTTTTGGAATTTTCTGCCGAGCTTGCCTTTTCGAATACTGACTCCGCTTTTTCTGCAAAAGTTTTCGCAGAGACTGGCGTTTCACTGCCGAAGGCGGAAATAAAAACAGCCAGAAAGATTGCTGCTGTTAAAAATTTTAATCCTTTCATTTTTCTAATCTCCTCAGTATTCTCAGGGAATCTTTGCACCAGTTTTTATCGAAAGACCCGCCTGAAGGGCTGTAAAGGCTTGCCTGAGCCTTTGCGAGTATTTCACTGAGCCTTTCGCTGTCTTCCTTTCCTGTATATCCTAATGCCTTTTCTTTGCAGTCTTCAGGTGTGATAGACCCTGCGGGAACATCGAACTTGAGAGAAAAATATTCGCAAATCCCGCGGGAAAGCTCCTCTCGTGCCTTTTCATCCGGCAGCGACTGGGCATTTTTTATGCGTCTGGAAGCAATCTTTATTGCATTTCGTTTGAGCCTGAGCTTTTTCTTTTCCTCGCTCTGCCCGAAGAAAAGGCGCAAAGCTGCTGAGGCTGTAAAAAGTGCAAGGGGAACCCCCCACATAACTGCTGCGACAGGGCTGAGAAGCTCTCTTCTGAGATTGAATTTTTCATTATATAAAATTTCATCTGCAGGGAAGTTTTCGCTGATCCCTCCCTCTACGCTCTTGACATCGCTGCCCACAGGTTCATCTTCCATACCCTCAATATCCTTCAGGGTTATGTTTTTTGCAGGCTTTACGTCTATATCAATTGGTTTGCTTTTTGCTGTTATATATTCGCCTTTTTCGGTGTTGAAGAAGCTGATTTCTACAGGTGGAATCTCGCTCACCTTGTCTGTTTTGGTTCTTATTGTCTGGGTAAAGATTTTGGTACTGCCTGATATTTTCGGGCTCGATTTTTCTTCAGGTATGATAAAATTTTCACTGAAAGCGGGGATTTCTGAAAGCTCAGGCCATTCTACAGGCTTGAGATGTTTGCCCTGAACCTTTATTTTAAGGGTTATAGGATCGCCTTCTTTCATATCAACAGGGCTGGCTTGTGTTGAAATCTTATACTCTCCAACAAGCCCGCTGAAGTTGGCAGGTTTGCTTTCCTCGGGAAGCGGCTTAACATTGATAGAAATATTTTCTGCCTCTGCCGCAAAAACACCGTAGTTGTATCTGCGGCCGAAGAATGTGCCCCCGCTTCTGTTTACCGATACGGCTATTTTGCACGTGATTCCCGGTTTGCCCAGATTGATTTGTCCCTCAGCTTTGGGGATCAGGATTTTAGAAAAAGTAACCTTAACGCTTGAGATCCCGTTATGCTCTGCTGAAGTTTGCAGAACGCCGGTTTTAAGTCCATTGATTTCGAGCTCTTCCTTTGCGTTTTTGTCTATATTGCTTTGTTCGACAGTGATAAGAGGGTGATTAAATGCAGGCACGGAAAAATTCAAGTCTTTCACTAAATTCCTCTGCAAAAGCTGCTTCTGGATATACCAGCTGCAAGTAAGCTCAATAGGCTCTCCAACGAAGCAGTCCTTTTTGGAAATAACCGCTTCGATATCCATTCTTTCGTCCGTTTGGGGCTTTTTGGCGTCGAACCTGATGCTTTCAGTTTTGTATTGTTTCCCTTCCACCTCCACAGTTACCGGCGAAATAGTATGCCTTCCTGCCTCCTTTGCCTTAAGCCGGTAGGAGACGGTGAATTTCTTGCTAACCCGCTCACGTCTTTTCCCGTTGATTATTGTAATAGACCTGCGAGATTCATCAGACATCGTCGGGCCTTCAGGTGAAAACTCCTGAAGTGCGGAGCTGTCTGCCACTTTCCCGCTGTCTGCTCCCTGCACGGTTATTTGATAAACGAAATCCTGCCCTGCATACACGCTTTCGCTGCTTATCTCAGCGCTGAGCTCCACCTCACCGAGTGCCGCTGAGCAAAAGGCTGAAAGACCAGCACAGGCCAAACATACAAGAATTTTCAAAGACCAAATTTCTGGACGGCCAAACATCTGCTACCAATCCTTGTCAACTTCAATTCGTTTTCTGCGTGCTCTAATTCGCTCTTCTTTCAATTCTTTTTCTCTCTGAAGAATTTGTCTTGCGATTTTTTCCGCCTTCTCTTTTGCCAGCTTCTCTTTTTGCTCATTCATTTTTTGGGATTGCTTATCTTTGGCGTTTCTCTGCTGGTCTTGTTTTTCTTTCTGGTCTGAAGAGCTTTGCTTCTGCTGTTCATTCTGAGAATCCTGTTTCTTATCCTGCTCCTTGTTGTCCTGCTGCTTCTGCGAATCCTTATTTTCAGATTTCTTGTCCTGTTTTTCGTTCTGATTTTCCTGCTGCTGTTTATTTTTATCAGATTCTTTTTGCTTATCTTCGTTCTTATCGGAATTTTGTTTTTTCTGTTCGTTTTGCTGTTTCTTGATATCTTCAAGAATTTTTTTGTATCTTTTTGCTATCTCAAGGGCCTTTTCTTTCTTCTGCCCGCTTAGCTTTTTGAGCCTGCTTCTGCTTCTTTTGAGCATCTCAAGCTTTTTTTCAATCTGTTCCTGATTGAGTTTTGAATTCGGGACAACCCCCTTTACCGCCTCCCTGAGCAGCTGGAAGCCGAGTTGGGTGTTTGCTTTTTCAATAAGCTCATTGTTGTCTGATTCGCTTAGAATTTCTCTGAGCAGATTAAAACCCTCCTCACTGCTGCCGCTCTTTAGTTTTGCAGCTGCAAGGTTATATTTGGCGTATTCAGATTCAGGATTGCTTTTTAAAACCTGAGAATAGATTTCCTCAGCCTCAGCAAATTTGCCGCTTTTATAAAGCTCGTTAGCTTTGCTGATTTCTACTCGCTCGCCGCCGGCTGAGATTCCGGCTGTCAATA is a window encoding:
- a CDS encoding glycoside hydrolase family 3 N-terminal domain-containing protein produces the protein MYADKNIWKLLSLFLVSFSGLVMAQTELDKKADALVSKMTLDEKAGQMTQLTLKSFTNGKSGSELRLNKDKLERYIAEEKIGSVLNCGGQALPPEKWLEITNQVQKYAKKTRLQIPVIYGLDSIHGAGYVSGSVLFPHNIAMAAAGSRELVNKMAEAAALETRAAGIRWNFAPVLGVARHPFWPRHYETFGEDSFIASELGKAYISGLQGEKLPLAEDKVLVCMKHFLGYSYPRSGRDRTPAWIPEIQLREIFVPPFRAAVQAGAVTAMINSSEINGRSVHASPFYLKRLLREDMEFSGFTVSDWADIDNLYTREMVAENQRQAVKIGVNAGIDMSMTPFKIDFKKHLVSLVQAGEVSVERVDEAVRNILKVKFQAGLFDDPFQDNKLAGQIASENAKKLNQRCAEECITLLKNNSDILPLSEGTKILVAGPSANLKSVLNGGWSRTWQGREEHLYPETQKTILEAVKAEFGEENVSFEKGADFQKLLNADKAYAKAEKCDLIVLCAGEKTYTEHSGNIRDYEISLSQRKLAERLSEAGKPIVTVLTQGRPRVVREIEKLSDAVVMAYLPGVKGADAIADVLSGDVNPSGRLPFSYPKYAGGFEWYDYKKSADWSQCKVEFQWPFGAGLSYTDFECSNLKLSRDSDEKEDFNGLKVSIEIENKGRMKGGYIVQVYVSDKVASVTPANKRLKQFKKIYLKPGEKQTVEFDLPPEAFSFINAECKRVIEPGEFVIRAGGLKKKFVLK
- the menA gene encoding 1,4-dihydroxy-2-naphthoate octaprenyltransferase; protein product: MNKRVLKILCAPEPAFLLPGIPPVVIGTSLGAKAAGELDLLTACLAVLSIMCINAGSNMLNDYFDHLSGNDWLNTNRTVFGGGSRYIQDGILSPEQMRSAGLTALISGALIGLVIVLISASPVILLMGIVGVLAGVLWTLPPFSICYRMPGEAYIFTVFGILPTAGAYYLQAGKFSPEITAPAVITGLLIAATALLNSIPDIEADRAAGKKTFPAVFGVKKAAAFYRCLIGLSYIIAIVSVSLECSFAGGAMFYLFVSPLGAACLISASEERLSKKGVNLPNALNIAHYVCMAAASAAGIAAG
- the aspS gene encoding aspartate--tRNA ligase, producing the protein MLKRTLKCGDVRLGNVGEEVTVCGWVNSYRDHGNLVFVDLRDVSGLVQIVFNPDINPEVHQLGRELRCEWVIGAKGSVRKRGEGLENPKLPTGHVEIIIDELEIFSKAETPPFELDSANSVGEDTRLINRFIDLRRNEMKDKLITRHNIAYEVRNYLSENSFYEIETPMLGKSTPEGARDFLVPSRLYQGSFYALPQSPQLFKQILMVSGMDRYFQIVRCFRDEDPRADRQAEFTQIDLEMSFVDCDDVIKINENMIARVWKKILGVDIDLPIKQMTYADAIENYGTDRPDLRFDMQLKDITDIAGESSFKVFTSTVEKGGLVKGLCAKGAGTYSRSDIEKTLTGFVADYGAKGLAWFKAAKNEETGRLDLKSNIAKFFTDEQREKILDTFGAEEGDLLLFVADKKNTVNRALAALRIKLGKDLELYSPGEYKFVWVTDFPLMEWDEDTKRWDSLHHPFTSPVDEDLDKLESDPGSVRSKAYDLVCNGSEIGGGSIRIHDPQIQRKIFSLLNISDEMAEERFGFFLNALKYGTPPHGGIAFGLDRLTMILTGTENIRDVIAFPKTQRGQCLMTEAPGEVDQQQLDELNIHVQKHLHEDAEKLE
- the rho gene encoding transcription termination factor Rho, coding for MDLSPASEGQADDYSASETFSSDQANLEETLTPAKPSSEKTQQDEGEQSPEDQQRTERPRIARSGRSSDNSRGPRQNGRQDSRQGYTPKTRNTRSNGSRNGKRKESAHDKYERIKKGKLFLTELQNLTVKELQELAREEGLEDYVGLPKQNLVFKILRQRISESGLYYGEGVLEILPDNFGFLRNPKYNYLSSPDDIYVSPSQIRRFGLRSGNIVQGQIRPPKDNEKYFALLKVEAINFYEPDQLKDRVVFRDLTPLHPEERFILETDPQELSTRIIDLVTPIGKGQRGLLVAPPRTGKTVLMQKMCNAVSTNYPEVRIIVLLIDERPEEVTDFKRKVKDDVEVISSTFDEPPSRHCQVAEMVIEKAKRRVEFGEDVVILLDSITRLARAYNTEMPHSGKILTGGVDANAMQMPKRFFGAARNVEEGGSLSIFATALVDTGSKMDEVIFEEFKATGNMEIHLNRRLIEKRIFPAIDIGRSGTRREELLIGSDELELVYRLRKVLSEMTPVEAVELLKTRLAKTNSNAEFLMSMSRGL
- the coaE gene encoding dephospho-CoA kinase (Dephospho-CoA kinase (CoaE) performs the final step in coenzyme A biosynthesis.) codes for the protein MNFSEESQKPVIGLLGGIGSGKSYAAQIFSRLGCVVINADEIVAQLYKDSERLKQEIEKNFGSDAVCEGEINRKYLAQQVFADDEKLGKLNSITHRAVLEEIENKKRKLKDSASCRAIVYDVPLLLEKGLEKDCDYLIYIEASKAVRQKRVKHRSGLSEKELEIREKNQILLDKKKNIANYRIVNNSLGEEKLVPQIEQILTEILSGKK
- a CDS encoding tetratricopeptide repeat protein, whose amino-acid sequence is MKGLKFLTAAIFLAVFISAFGSETPVSAKTFAEKAESVFEKASSAENSKKLYVKAARLYEKAAEAGAKNHKLYLNIGNCCFLAGDLGRAILNYRKAERLNPLSRAVQKNLSAARNLRLDKIDPNPENIIASNIFFWHKDFSLKTRFYAALLLVSVLLILLSIRLNCPAFPGFWPTIFVLVFLASCFGISAGISISQPDNSEGVITAVKTVARKGNGEVYKKAFETPLHSGTEFDVLEVRDEWLKADFPDQSIAWIKRKDCELF
- a CDS encoding BatD family protein, yielding MFGRPEIWSLKILVCLACAGLSAFCSAALGEVELSAEISSESVYAGQDFVYQITVQGADSGKVADSSALQEFSPEGPTMSDESRRSITIINGKRRERVSKKFTVSYRLKAKEAGRHTISPVTVEVEGKQYKTESIRFDAKKPQTDERMDIEAVISKKDCFVGEPIELTCSWYIQKQLLQRNLVKDLNFSVPAFNHPLITVEQSNIDKNAKEELEINGLKTGVLQTSAEHNGISSVKVTFSKILIPKAEGQINLGKPGITCKIAVSVNRSGGTFFGRRYNYGVFAAEAENISINVKPLPEESKPANFSGLVGEYKISTQASPVDMKEGDPITLKIKVQGKHLKPVEWPELSEIPAFSENFIIPEEKSSPKISGSTKIFTQTIRTKTDKVSEIPPVEISFFNTEKGEYITAKSKPIDIDVKPAKNITLKDIEGMEDEPVGSDVKSVEGGISENFPADEILYNEKFNLRRELLSPVAAVMWGVPLALFTASAALRLFFGQSEEKKKLRLKRNAIKIASRRIKNAQSLPDEKAREELSRGICEYFSLKFDVPAGSITPEDCKEKALGYTGKEDSERLSEILAKAQASLYSPSGGSFDKNWCKDSLRILRRLEK
- a CDS encoding tetratricopeptide repeat protein codes for the protein MTIFLRTLTAALILTAGISAGGERVEISKANELYKSGKFAEAEEIYSQVLKSNPESEYAKYNLAAAKLKSGSSEEGFNLLREILSESDNNELIEKANTQLGFQLLREAVKGVVPNSKLNQEQIEKKLEMLKRSRSRLKKLSGQKKEKALEIAKRYKKILEDIKKQQNEQKKQNSDKNEDKQKESDKNKQQQENQNEKQDKKSENKDSQKQQDNKEQDKKQDSQNEQQKQSSSDQKEKQDQQRNAKDKQSQKMNEQKEKLAKEKAEKIARQILQREKELKEERIRARRKRIEVDKDW